The Anabaena sp. WA102 genome contains a region encoding:
- the prmC gene encoding peptide chain release factor N(5)-glutamine methyltransferase encodes MLKPNYKVSGLELWQWRKTAIQSAIAADISPMEVDWLLLTIANLDRLALRLESFKTWQEIPIQLSLTELEQLWQRRLDDRLPVQYVAGMTAWRKFQLTVSNAVLIPRPETEILIDLAVAAANGGMKAGHWADLGTGSGAISIGLAEVFTDAMIHAVDISPAALAVAQTNAENLGFRERMQFYQGSWWQPLESLKGQFSGMVSNPPYIPSDTVLTLQPEVVKHEPHLALDGGADGLDYIRHLINVSHDYLRPGGLWLIEMMAGQAEMMRELLVSNGNYGNISIHADLAGIERFAVACKQNIV; translated from the coding sequence ATGTTAAAGCCAAATTATAAGGTTTCTGGATTAGAACTTTGGCAGTGGCGAAAAACCGCAATTCAATCGGCTATAGCTGCGGATATATCCCCAATGGAGGTAGATTGGCTATTATTAACAATAGCTAATTTAGACCGCTTGGCACTGCGTTTAGAGTCTTTCAAAACATGGCAGGAAATCCCCATTCAATTGTCTTTAACAGAATTAGAGCAATTGTGGCAAAGGCGATTAGATGACCGTTTACCGGTTCAGTATGTTGCGGGCATGACGGCTTGGCGAAAGTTTCAACTCACGGTATCCAATGCGGTCTTAATTCCTAGACCAGAAACAGAGATATTGATTGATTTGGCTGTGGCTGCTGCTAATGGTGGAATGAAAGCTGGACATTGGGCGGATTTGGGGACGGGTAGTGGGGCGATATCCATCGGTTTAGCTGAAGTCTTTACAGATGCGATGATTCATGCTGTAGATATTAGTCCTGCTGCTTTAGCCGTAGCTCAAACCAATGCTGAAAATTTGGGTTTTCGGGAACGGATGCAATTTTATCAGGGTTCTTGGTGGCAACCTCTAGAATCTCTCAAGGGTCAGTTTAGCGGTATGGTATCCAATCCACCCTATATCCCTAGTGATACGGTCTTAACTTTACAGCCGGAAGTGGTGAAACATGAACCCCATTTAGCTTTAGATGGTGGTGCGGATGGTTTAGACTATATTCGTCATTTAATTAATGTTTCCCATGATTATTTGCGTCCTGGAGGGCTGTGGTTAATTGAAATGATGGCAGGACAGGCGGAAATGATGCGGGAATTATTGGTAAGTAATGGGAATTATGGCAATATTTCTATTCATGCTGATTTGGCGGGAATTGAACGTTTTGCTGTGGCTTGTAAGCAAAATATTGTCTGA
- a CDS encoding bifunctional serine/threonine-protein kinase/formylglycine-generating enzyme family protein, with translation MSQCLNPQCNYENPQGTSFCENCGGKIVLRDRYRPIKFLGEGGFGKTFRAIDEERLNTPCVIKQFLPQQAGSAALQKATELFQQEAVRLQDLGKHSQIPDLLAFFSQDGLLYLVQEFIDGQNLLQEFQTQGKLNESQIIIILTELLPVIQFIHDNNVIHRDIKPENIIRSKQGKLFLIDFGVSKETSSSILTRVGTVTGTPGYAPPEQSRGMVYHSSDLYSLAVTCVRLLTGHFQTSDGQDKLFDTEEMQWQWQNYVSLSQELTDILETMLQDIPRKRYNSAREVLAALKNPISQKTVVIPLQPQVSNNPFKQIFQQFISTPTNPPQPANIPPQFNNSHRSFTQDLGNGISLEMIAIPGGTFKMGSPKNESERYDNESPQHQVTIQPFYMGKFTVTQAQWERVAVLPKINHDLNPKPSYFSGKNRPVEQVSWLDAQEFCARISKATGKKYRLPSEAEWEYACRAGTTTPFYFGDNITPDLVNYDGNYPYTSGAKGKYRQQTTDVGTFPQNSFGLYDMHGNVWEWCEDDYEENYNNAPKDGSALISQSTQYKLLRGGSWSSRARYCRSAFRSRFLRGFRYYYYGFRVVSSFRTL, from the coding sequence ATGAGTCAATGTCTTAACCCTCAATGTAATTACGAAAATCCCCAAGGTACTAGCTTTTGTGAAAACTGTGGCGGTAAAATAGTCCTACGAGATCGCTATCGTCCGATTAAATTCCTGGGAGAAGGTGGTTTTGGCAAGACTTTTCGAGCAATAGATGAAGAAAGATTAAACACCCCCTGCGTCATTAAACAGTTTTTACCCCAACAAGCCGGAAGCGCAGCCTTACAAAAAGCTACAGAACTATTTCAACAAGAAGCCGTCAGACTGCAAGACTTGGGAAAACATTCCCAAATACCAGACTTACTCGCATTTTTTTCTCAAGATGGTTTACTTTATTTAGTCCAAGAATTTATAGATGGTCAAAATCTTTTGCAAGAATTTCAAACTCAAGGTAAATTAAACGAATCCCAAATTATAATTATCCTCACAGAATTATTGCCAGTTATCCAATTTATTCATGATAATAATGTTATTCATCGAGATATTAAACCAGAAAATATTATCAGAAGTAAACAAGGTAAATTATTCCTAATTGATTTTGGCGTTTCCAAAGAAACCAGTAGCAGTATTTTAACTAGAGTTGGGACTGTTACAGGTACACCCGGATATGCTCCTCCAGAACAATCTCGTGGCATGGTTTATCATAGTAGTGATCTCTATAGTTTAGCTGTTACCTGTGTGCGATTATTGACGGGACATTTTCAAACATCCGACGGACAAGATAAACTATTTGATACCGAAGAAATGCAATGGCAATGGCAAAACTATGTTTCTTTAAGTCAAGAATTAACTGATATTTTAGAAACAATGTTGCAGGATATTCCTCGCAAACGTTATAATTCAGCAAGGGAAGTTTTAGCAGCATTGAAAAATCCTATCAGTCAAAAAACTGTTGTTATTCCTCTTCAACCACAGGTTTCTAATAATCCCTTTAAACAAATTTTTCAGCAATTTATTTCTACCCCAACTAACCCACCCCAACCAGCAAATATTCCACCGCAATTTAATAATTCTCACAGATCATTTACCCAAGATTTAGGTAATGGTATTTCTTTAGAAATGATTGCTATCCCTGGGGGAACTTTTAAAATGGGTTCTCCAAAAAATGAATCAGAAAGATATGATAACGAAAGTCCCCAACATCAAGTTACCATTCAACCATTTTACATGGGCAAGTTTACTGTTACTCAAGCACAATGGGAAAGAGTCGCAGTGTTACCAAAAATCAATCATGATCTAAATCCCAAACCCTCCTATTTTTCTGGCAAAAATAGACCAGTGGAACAGGTTTCATGGCTTGACGCACAGGAATTTTGTGCTAGAATTAGTAAAGCTACAGGTAAAAAATACCGTTTACCCAGTGAGGCTGAATGGGAGTACGCTTGTAGAGCCGGGACAACCACACCATTTTATTTTGGTGACAATATCACCCCTGATTTGGTAAACTATGATGGTAATTATCCTTACACTTCCGGTGCAAAAGGTAAATATCGCCAACAAACCACAGATGTAGGAACTTTTCCCCAGAACTCTTTTGGTTTGTATGATATGCACGGTAACGTATGGGAGTGGTGTGAAGATGATTATGAAGAAAATTATAATAACGCGCCTAAAGACGGTAGTGCTTTAATTAGTCAAAGCACACAATATAAGCTCTTGCGCGGCGGTTCTTGGAGCAGCCGCGCTAGGTATTGTCGGTCTGCGTTTCGCTCGAGGTTTTTGCGTGGCTTTCGCTACTACTACTACGGTTTTCGGGTCGTGTCTTCGTTCAGGACTTTGTAG
- a CDS encoding RNA-directed DNA polymerase — translation MKRYGNLWEEITDFSNLLLAAKQAQKAKRFKPDVLEFNHNLERELFNLQAELKLKTYTPGEYTTFEIFEPKPRLISAAPYRDRVVHHALCRVVTPIFESTFIHDSYANRVGYGSHRALRRFTKFARSSKYIFQADIRKYFPSIDHQILKSLIHRKIKCADTLWLLDKIIDHSNEQELVVHYFPGDDLLSPLGRRRGLPIGNLTSQFMANVYLNGFDHFIKDQLKCKKYIRYVDDFALFGDDKIFLANARISIEGYLASLRLKIHPIKSQLFETKHGANFVGFRVLPKQIKVRSNSLRQSVKRIKKTISQHQRGILDKETIRQVLQSWVAHLQHGDTWRLRKNIRSTVFHHLEDQMLKILKF, via the coding sequence ATGAAAAGATATGGTAATCTTTGGGAAGAAATTACAGATTTTAGTAACTTACTTCTAGCAGCAAAACAAGCACAAAAAGCAAAGCGATTTAAACCTGATGTTCTCGAGTTTAATCATAACCTAGAAAGAGAATTATTTAATTTACAAGCAGAACTCAAATTAAAAACCTATACTCCTGGAGAATATACAACATTTGAAATTTTTGAACCCAAGCCTCGCTTAATTTCTGCTGCACCTTATCGTGATAGGGTAGTACATCATGCTCTTTGTCGTGTTGTTACTCCTATTTTTGAAAGTACATTTATTCATGATTCTTACGCTAACCGAGTTGGTTATGGTTCACACCGAGCTTTGCGTCGCTTTACAAAATTTGCTCGTTCTAGTAAATATATCTTTCAAGCTGATATTCGTAAATACTTCCCGAGTATAGATCATCAAATCTTAAAATCTCTAATTCACCGCAAAATTAAATGTGCTGATACCCTCTGGTTACTTGATAAAATCATAGACCATAGTAATGAACAAGAGTTGGTAGTGCATTATTTTCCCGGAGATGACTTATTATCACCTTTAGGAAGAAGACGTGGTTTACCTATTGGTAATTTGACAAGTCAATTTATGGCAAATGTCTACTTAAACGGTTTTGACCATTTTATCAAAGATCAACTTAAATGTAAAAAGTATATTCGCTACGTTGATGATTTTGCTTTATTTGGTGATGATAAAATCTTTTTAGCTAATGCCAGAATTTCTATTGAAGGATATTTAGCCAGTCTAAGATTAAAAATTCACCCAATTAAAAGCCAATTATTTGAGACTAAACACGGAGCAAATTTTGTCGGTTTTCGTGTGTTACCTAAGCAAATTAAAGTCCGTAGTAATAGCTTACGTCAAAGCGTTAAAAGAATTAAGAAAACTATCTCACAACATCAACGAGGGATTCTGGACAAAGAAACAATCAGACAAGTTTTGCAAAGCTGGGTTGCTCATTTACAGCATGGTGACACATGGAGATTAAGAAAAAATATTCGTTCTACTGTTTTCCACCATCTTGAAGATCAGATGCTAAAAATCCTTAAATT
- the avd gene encoding diversity-generating retroelement protein Avd, translating to MGDLPIIQKTYDLIKWYVPIINRLPRNHKFMLGNRITTVLYDILDELLIARYSSPKLTELRSSNIKLEILRYQTRLLFDFHLISTDRYEYIQKLINEIGLDLGGWIKQQEKLTLNNL from the coding sequence ATGGGTGATTTACCTATAATTCAGAAAACTTACGATTTAATTAAATGGTATGTACCGATTATTAATCGTTTACCACGAAATCATAAGTTTATGCTAGGTAATAGAATCACTACTGTTCTTTATGACATTTTAGATGAATTGCTGATTGCTCGTTATAGTTCTCCAAAACTCACAGAATTAAGGTCTTCTAATATTAAACTAGAAATTCTCAGATATCAAACCAGATTACTTTTTGATTTTCATCTAATTTCCACCGACCGTTACGAATATATCCAAAAATTAATTAACGAAATTGGTTTAGATTTAGGTGGTTGGATAAAACAACAGGAAAAGTTGACATTAAATAACTTATAA